A genomic stretch from Nitrospira sp. includes:
- a CDS encoding site-2 protease family protein: MTFLVASFHVRLHYTWLIGFGLITWSLAANYFHDTQADLPVSYQWASGAIATLLILVSVFLHELAHAVTARRLGYAVKTIELHILGGWTIFERELSSPRVEILVALAGPACSFLLTILLYALKADPLANFLYKVNLTLGAYNLFIPCLPMDGGRILRAVLWTQTHSFAVATERTAQMSKQISSGMMAIGILGIIFQYQTLWLAIIGGILRMIAETAYRTVQQSEQLTRPLQEVMIPRDRMVTLAHDTPLQELQDQFLRYGYRAYPTAEHGQITGLVYYKDVRTDPKWLAPNGTTITPFIRNLSSDLIVHPVHTLQRALDAMLLSGSDQLLVFAGETCVGMVTRSMIARVQDAIGDPDSGPTLTRQREGFPI; encoded by the coding sequence ATGACGTTCCTCGTCGCCAGTTTCCATGTACGGCTCCATTACACATGGCTCATCGGATTTGGTCTCATCACCTGGAGTCTCGCAGCCAATTACTTTCACGACACGCAGGCTGACCTCCCCGTCAGCTACCAGTGGGCGTCCGGAGCAATCGCCACCCTCCTCATTCTCGTCTCAGTGTTTTTGCATGAACTGGCCCATGCCGTCACCGCCCGGCGACTCGGGTACGCCGTCAAGACCATCGAATTGCACATTCTCGGAGGTTGGACAATTTTTGAGCGGGAACTCTCAAGCCCTCGGGTGGAAATTCTGGTCGCCCTCGCAGGTCCAGCTTGCTCCTTTCTCCTTACCATCCTCCTCTATGCGCTGAAGGCAGACCCTCTGGCAAACTTCCTCTACAAAGTTAATCTCACACTCGGCGCCTACAATCTCTTCATTCCCTGCCTGCCAATGGACGGCGGCCGCATCTTACGGGCAGTCTTGTGGACTCAAACCCATTCCTTTGCGGTCGCCACTGAACGTACCGCTCAAATGAGCAAACAAATCAGCAGCGGCATGATGGCCATCGGCATTCTAGGGATAATCTTTCAGTACCAAACGCTATGGCTTGCGATTATCGGCGGCATTCTCCGCATGATCGCCGAGACCGCTTATCGCACCGTACAACAGAGTGAACAGCTCACCAGACCGCTGCAGGAAGTGATGATTCCGCGGGATCGCATGGTGACGCTGGCCCACGATACGCCCCTACAAGAGCTGCAAGACCAGTTTCTTCGTTACGGGTACCGAGCTTACCCCACCGCCGAACACGGGCAGATCACAGGATTGGTATATTACAAAGACGTGCGCACCGACCCCAAGTGGCTCGCTCCGAACGGAACGACCATCACCCCGTTCATTCGCAACTTGTCCTCAGATCTAATCGTGCACCCGGTTCACACTTTGCAACGGGCGCTCGATGCGATGCTCCTCAGCGGTTCGGATCAACTGTTGGTGTTTGCAGGTGAGACGTGTGTCGGAATGGTGACACGCTCGATGATTGCCCGAGTCCAAGACGCAATCGGCGATCCGGACTCCGGTCCTACGCTTACGCGGCAGAGGGAGGGGTTTCCGATTTAG
- a CDS encoding DUF4942 domain-containing protein, whose translation MFSEDFYPTPGAVAAKMLQKIDRNAVHFLEPSAGKGDLAKAILGFGRTRSPYDHGSRHRVDVIELHPDLLKILQAHEELTVVGYDWLTYDGVSYYDAIVMNPPFSKGALHLLRAWDFLHNGEIVCLLNQETIDNPYTEDRQRLAAIIAAHGSVEPLGPCFLTAERPTDTQVALVYLKKTTEDDRIHLWHSADREQSVNDDIGTPEAIPALRDTLGNMQHYYTQSLEEMFKAFAHIRKASLFMGALGTELRPSRSTRDESDLKKILGLAQTNTTAARAEFARALRRSAWMHVFEQMDFRKWLDTKQTEELLQDLERDSTVPFTTQNIKGTLSNIFQQRKRLFEKSVWNVFLALTRHYKGNTTGDIGSGDGKAGWKSNDSYKVNCRLVFPYGCRFWIGRFDLWSARDAGEIYSDLDRVLAVLDGQSFEEIVTVRDALERSFHNHGVHPHPCESTFFRIRYFKKGTVHLKWKREDLLATFNTTAAAGRQWIGTTCHRDQDSQASYSHPDSNDPHSWPSPVPTCQICA comes from the coding sequence ATGTTCAGCGAAGATTTCTACCCCACGCCCGGGGCCGTCGCAGCGAAAATGCTTCAGAAAATTGATCGCAATGCTGTCCATTTTCTTGAGCCGAGTGCCGGCAAAGGCGATCTCGCTAAAGCCATATTGGGATTCGGTCGGACTCGGTCTCCCTACGATCACGGTTCACGCCATCGCGTCGACGTGATCGAACTCCACCCAGATCTCTTGAAGATCCTCCAAGCCCATGAGGAGCTAACCGTCGTCGGATACGATTGGTTGACCTACGACGGCGTCTCCTATTACGACGCCATTGTGATGAATCCTCCCTTCAGCAAAGGTGCCCTCCATCTTCTCCGCGCTTGGGATTTTCTGCACAACGGCGAAATCGTCTGCCTCCTGAATCAAGAGACCATCGATAATCCTTACACGGAAGACCGTCAACGGCTGGCCGCGATTATTGCTGCACATGGCTCGGTCGAACCTCTTGGCCCCTGCTTCCTCACGGCGGAACGGCCCACCGATACTCAGGTCGCCCTCGTCTACCTTAAGAAGACTACGGAAGATGATCGCATCCATCTTTGGCATTCGGCCGACCGCGAACAATCTGTTAACGATGACATCGGCACACCTGAAGCGATCCCCGCGCTTCGCGATACCCTTGGAAATATGCAGCACTACTACACACAATCCCTAGAAGAGATGTTTAAGGCCTTCGCCCACATCCGCAAAGCCAGTCTCTTTATGGGCGCACTCGGCACGGAGCTTCGCCCGAGCCGATCGACGCGAGACGAGTCCGATCTTAAAAAGATCCTTGGCTTGGCCCAAACCAACACCACCGCCGCGCGCGCCGAATTCGCACGGGCCCTTCGCCGAAGCGCCTGGATGCACGTCTTTGAACAAATGGACTTCCGGAAGTGGCTAGATACGAAACAGACAGAAGAACTCTTACAAGACCTTGAACGCGATAGCACCGTGCCCTTTACCACACAGAACATCAAAGGCACCCTCTCCAATATATTCCAACAGCGCAAACGCTTGTTTGAGAAATCGGTATGGAATGTGTTCCTCGCGCTCACACGACACTACAAGGGCAACACCACCGGAGACATCGGGAGCGGGGACGGCAAGGCGGGCTGGAAGAGCAACGACTCGTACAAGGTCAATTGCCGGCTTGTGTTTCCATACGGCTGTCGATTTTGGATCGGACGATTCGATCTCTGGTCTGCCCGTGACGCCGGCGAGATTTACTCCGATCTGGATCGCGTCCTCGCCGTGCTAGATGGACAATCATTCGAAGAGATTGTCACGGTGCGAGACGCGCTGGAACGCTCATTTCACAATCATGGGGTGCACCCCCACCCCTGTGAGAGTACCTTTTTTCGTATACGCTATTTCAAAAAGGGAACCGTGCATCTCAAATGGAAACGAGAGGACCTGCTGGCCACCTTCAACACGACCGCAGCCGCAGGACGTCAGTGGATTGGGACCACTTGCCATAGAGATCAGGACTCCCAAGCTTCATATTCTCATCCAGACAGTAACGACCCCCACAGCTGGCCATCGCCCGTACCAACATGCCAGATTTGCGCCTAG
- a CDS encoding response regulator transcription factor, which translates to MTTSVNSPINSPVKTISVVFADDHALVADGMTTILHGVNHKQRDYEFAVVGQASSGRGLLELVKRVPADLAFVDISMPDMSGLDAVPKVREIRPDIKIIVVTMHKEPEYMTRALSVGANGYLMKSCSAQEFCHAIDEVMRGNAYVTSLLGSRPTGALPGSDDEEDQLASLGMSQRQREVVTLLASGKTIKETAFQLGLSRKTVEHHKAMFREKFGIETDADLTKFAIKHGLTGTDWIQK; encoded by the coding sequence ATGACGACCAGTGTGAATTCTCCGATCAACTCTCCGGTAAAAACGATTAGCGTGGTCTTTGCTGACGACCATGCGTTGGTCGCGGATGGGATGACTACCATCTTACATGGAGTTAACCATAAGCAGCGTGACTATGAATTCGCCGTGGTGGGCCAAGCCTCTTCAGGCCGTGGATTGCTCGAACTCGTGAAGCGGGTTCCTGCGGATTTGGCATTTGTCGATATCTCGATGCCGGATATGTCTGGCCTTGATGCAGTGCCGAAGGTTCGAGAAATCAGGCCTGACATTAAGATCATCGTCGTGACCATGCACAAAGAACCTGAATACATGACTCGAGCGTTATCTGTGGGGGCGAATGGGTATCTGATGAAGAGTTGCAGTGCTCAGGAGTTCTGCCATGCGATCGATGAAGTGATGAGAGGCAACGCGTATGTGACGAGCCTGCTTGGTAGTCGTCCGACAGGGGCTCTGCCTGGTTCTGATGACGAAGAGGATCAACTCGCCTCCTTGGGGATGTCGCAGCGGCAGCGTGAAGTCGTGACGTTGCTGGCGTCAGGCAAGACGATCAAAGAGACTGCGTTTCAATTGGGTCTGAGTCGAAAGACCGTTGAACACCACAAGGCAATGTTCAGGGAAAAATTTGGCATTGAGACAGATGCCGACCTAACCAAGTTCGCGATCAAGCATGGTCTGACCGGGACCGATTGGATTCAGAAGTAA
- a CDS encoding ParB N-terminal domain-containing protein, with protein MQIIMIPISQIRVHEEYATLFPPLTPTERESLKVSIQEAGIHDPLRVERQPTDIASAQPYVVLAGHHRLSIAQELNIPEVPCIVVTTLELKVAALFDNIHRRQLSDTLRQQMQDEEKRYRTKLRERLIPELLDVLPMLPPEVQLQLTQSNHDTQRDFLSKWMAQIQQVSIQRFPEPQNNKFAAEEPDTSETPTPKGHKHLIRQINQLTKDFERQVAQQKKELEEVRQHNVSLSRQLRAQTDEKEKLHEELQSLQRQLTSDDLDHKAERILKLQRKGRSQSLTIDEAGPLISGLLHTRKTIQLLQAFAQRIATLTTPDQTTILEHIKFTSQALGELEQVLPSPTASPLHTPRQTLSVHKGLSADT; from the coding sequence ATGCAGATCATCATGATTCCCATCTCGCAAATCCGAGTCCATGAAGAATACGCCACCCTCTTTCCCCCGCTCACCCCAACCGAGCGAGAGAGCCTGAAAGTTAGCATCCAAGAGGCTGGAATTCACGATCCGCTGCGAGTCGAACGACAACCCACTGACATAGCCTCCGCGCAACCCTATGTAGTACTCGCAGGACACCACCGCCTGAGCATCGCGCAGGAACTCAACATCCCCGAAGTGCCCTGCATCGTTGTGACAACCTTGGAACTGAAGGTCGCCGCGCTGTTCGATAACATCCATCGACGCCAATTGTCGGACACTCTCCGCCAACAAATGCAGGATGAGGAAAAGCGCTACCGCACCAAGCTAAGGGAACGGCTGATTCCAGAGCTCTTGGATGTGCTTCCCATGCTGCCTCCTGAAGTGCAACTCCAACTCACACAATCCAATCACGATACTCAACGTGATTTCCTCTCAAAGTGGATGGCCCAAATACAACAGGTGAGCATTCAGCGCTTCCCGGAACCACAGAACAACAAATTCGCCGCAGAAGAACCGGACACTTCGGAAACACCAACCCCCAAGGGGCACAAACACCTGATCCGCCAGATAAATCAGCTGACCAAGGATTTTGAAAGACAGGTCGCACAGCAGAAGAAGGAATTAGAGGAAGTACGACAACACAACGTTTCGCTTTCTCGTCAACTGCGGGCACAGACTGACGAGAAGGAAAAGTTACACGAGGAGCTCCAGTCCCTTCAACGGCAACTGACGAGCGACGATCTCGACCACAAGGCCGAGCGCATTCTCAAACTACAGCGCAAAGGTCGCTCCCAGAGCCTGACGATCGACGAGGCAGGCCCCCTCATTTCTGGGCTGCTGCACACACGTAAAACCATCCAATTGCTTCAGGCCTTTGCCCAGCGCATTGCCACCTTGACCACCCCTGATCAGACTACGATTCTCGAACATATCAAGTTCACTAGCCAGGCCCTAGGAGAGCTCGAACAAGTGCTCCCGAGCCCCACAGCCTCGCCGCTCCACACACCGCGACAAACGCTGTCAGTACACAAGGGGCTCTCTGCTGATACCTAG
- a CDS encoding AAA family ATPase produces the protein MSEQYPLAIDFRTARNVSVPLIAVNSLDPAATMRALAWSLVNVASASQADTDNEFGLHAFPILKWDIGHGLIPLNEEGKNWHTQNVGPSKQNTTINPAEALRVLEKVPQRTLTFILNGHRYLSNDFFIQGLWNCRDLYKTNGSTIVLLGIGFKLPPELANDVVLLNEPLPTATQLESIIKEQLSAASLPLPDHATLAKAVDATLGLGAFTAEQEVARSMQASGLNVDKLWERKRQIIDATPGLSVWRGGSSYAQIGGVATIKHFLKQVLVSKRAPRCIVWLDEIEKSLSGSTGQASDTSGVSQALLGILLSYMQDHQASGLLLVGPNGTSKSAIAKATGAEANIPTIALDISGLKSSLVGSSEQQMRQALNVISAISQDKACFIATSNNISQLPPELIRRFGYGTWYVDLPSQDEREAIWNIYFAKFGLAADTDRPNDHNWTGAEIERCARLSWELSMPLSEAAKYIVPTAISAKESIKALEAQAHQTYLSANREGVFDQNRDTPHHTRPRTITLAQ, from the coding sequence ATGTCAGAACAATACCCGCTGGCCATCGATTTTCGTACTGCCAGAAACGTCAGTGTGCCGCTCATTGCCGTCAACTCACTGGACCCAGCCGCCACCATGCGAGCCCTTGCCTGGTCATTGGTCAATGTCGCCAGCGCCTCCCAAGCTGATACCGACAACGAATTCGGCCTCCATGCTTTCCCAATACTAAAATGGGATATTGGGCATGGCCTGATCCCGCTCAATGAGGAGGGTAAGAACTGGCATACCCAAAATGTCGGGCCCTCCAAGCAAAATACGACCATCAACCCTGCAGAAGCCCTCCGCGTCCTCGAAAAGGTGCCGCAACGGACACTGACATTCATCCTGAACGGACACCGCTACCTCTCAAACGATTTCTTCATTCAAGGCCTCTGGAATTGCCGCGACCTCTATAAGACGAACGGAAGTACGATCGTCCTCCTGGGTATCGGATTTAAACTGCCACCGGAGCTCGCCAATGACGTGGTGCTCCTAAACGAGCCGCTCCCGACGGCCACACAGCTGGAATCCATTATCAAAGAGCAGCTCTCTGCAGCATCGCTGCCATTACCCGATCATGCCACATTGGCCAAGGCCGTCGATGCCACGCTTGGCCTTGGGGCCTTCACCGCCGAACAGGAAGTCGCTCGGTCCATGCAAGCGAGCGGACTTAACGTGGACAAATTGTGGGAACGCAAGCGACAGATCATCGATGCGACACCAGGACTCAGCGTCTGGCGAGGAGGGAGCAGCTACGCGCAAATCGGGGGAGTCGCTACCATCAAACACTTCCTCAAACAGGTTTTGGTCTCCAAACGCGCTCCCCGCTGCATCGTCTGGCTAGACGAGATTGAAAAAAGCCTCTCCGGATCCACTGGACAAGCCTCAGATACATCAGGCGTCTCTCAGGCCTTACTCGGCATTCTTCTGAGCTACATGCAGGACCACCAGGCCTCAGGTTTACTCCTCGTCGGCCCCAACGGCACCTCGAAGAGTGCCATTGCGAAAGCCACGGGAGCCGAGGCGAACATCCCCACCATCGCCTTAGACATCTCTGGTCTCAAGTCTTCACTGGTAGGCTCAAGTGAACAACAGATGCGGCAAGCGCTGAATGTCATCTCAGCTATCTCTCAGGACAAAGCCTGCTTTATCGCCACGTCCAACAACATCAGTCAGCTACCGCCCGAACTCATCCGTCGGTTCGGCTACGGCACCTGGTATGTGGATCTCCCCAGTCAGGATGAGCGCGAGGCGATCTGGAACATCTACTTCGCCAAGTTCGGTCTCGCCGCCGACACAGACCGACCGAATGATCACAACTGGACAGGCGCAGAAATCGAGCGCTGCGCTCGGCTCAGTTGGGAACTCTCTATGCCACTGTCCGAGGCAGCCAAGTACATCGTTCCCACGGCCATCAGTGCAAAGGAAAGCATCAAGGCACTCGAAGCACAGGCGCATCAGACTTATCTGAGTGCGAACCGTGAGGGCGTTTTTGACCAGAACCGAGACACGCCGCATCACACACGTCCTCGCACCATTACCCTGGCGCAATAA
- a CDS encoding ATP-dependent helicase, translating to MSIHDANTTSVVPLPLDPSLPMEDPSEPSSHTLPSQTLPDWLHARIQTPDSITQERQITVSLDLATISPLIQNAQLNPEQLAVVTAPAEPTLVLAGAGSGKTHTLIHRVAHLVTQGLPPDQILLITFTRKAAEEMIHRTQLLLQQHSLKIQGGTFHAMGLIWLKHYGGALGLPPKFSIMDEDDAQGLVHLLMSKLSFSRRKGFPKKQHILALFSRAVNTLRSIADTVSSDFPWLETHTPQLVVLFRAYTETKWRQHRVDYDDLLFLVYKLLCLHEPTRRRLGTHYQAILVDEYQDTTKLQSEIIRLLGSHHHNVMVVGDDAQSIYGFRGAHTKNMLEFQDVFSDVRLYKLEHNYRSTAPILTLANTVLHDAKALYPKRLFTTKHGGQPPELIACYSEQAQSDLLTERILQCRDEGIPFHRVAVLFRSSAHSNNLELTLARHKLAFVKYGGLQLTETAHFKDVLAYLRAADNPLDSNAWHRLLLLLDRVGPKLAERLIATMQEAPHPLDVLDHVPGKAESAIRLLNNVIRTTQDDTISLADRLTFVIKHYEPILKRDYPEDAKVRLEDLKQLCYLARQSLNLGAFLEDLTLNPSTTPGTKHAHPEHHLVLSTIHSAKGLEWDVVFVIWVLDGQFPPVRSWHDEDALEEERRLLYVAITRPRNQLFLTYPSEHYHNASQQNLDSLCRFLAPIPDDILPGFAMDQV from the coding sequence ATGTCTATCCATGACGCCAACACGACATCCGTGGTCCCGCTCCCTCTCGATCCGTCGTTGCCGATGGAGGATCCGTCTGAACCATCCTCCCACACACTCCCGTCTCAAACACTCCCAGACTGGCTGCACGCACGCATTCAGACCCCAGATAGCATCACCCAAGAGCGACAAATAACTGTCTCGCTGGATCTCGCCACGATCTCGCCCCTCATTCAGAATGCGCAACTCAATCCAGAGCAACTCGCCGTGGTGACAGCCCCAGCCGAACCGACACTGGTTTTGGCTGGCGCTGGCAGCGGTAAAACCCACACGCTCATTCATCGCGTTGCACACCTCGTCACCCAAGGGCTTCCCCCCGATCAAATCCTTCTCATTACGTTTACACGCAAAGCCGCAGAAGAAATGATCCACAGGACGCAACTCCTTCTCCAGCAACACTCATTGAAGATCCAAGGCGGCACCTTCCACGCCATGGGGTTGATATGGCTAAAGCACTATGGAGGCGCACTGGGTCTCCCTCCCAAGTTCAGCATCATGGATGAAGACGACGCGCAGGGACTGGTGCATTTGTTGATGAGCAAACTGTCTTTTTCCCGTCGGAAAGGGTTTCCCAAGAAACAACACATTCTGGCCCTCTTTAGTCGGGCCGTGAATACGCTTCGCTCGATTGCGGATACCGTCTCCAGCGATTTCCCTTGGCTTGAAACACACACCCCTCAGCTCGTCGTTCTGTTTCGGGCCTATACGGAAACGAAATGGCGCCAACATCGCGTTGACTACGACGACTTGCTTTTCCTGGTGTACAAGTTACTCTGCCTCCATGAGCCTACCCGTCGCAGACTCGGGACACACTATCAGGCCATCCTTGTCGACGAGTACCAGGACACGACCAAACTCCAATCCGAGATTATTAGGCTCCTGGGCAGTCACCATCACAACGTGATGGTCGTCGGTGACGACGCCCAGAGTATCTATGGCTTTCGCGGTGCCCACACGAAAAACATGTTGGAGTTTCAAGACGTCTTCTCCGACGTGCGGCTCTACAAACTCGAACACAACTATCGCAGCACAGCCCCTATCCTCACCCTGGCCAACACCGTTCTCCATGATGCAAAGGCTCTCTATCCGAAACGACTCTTCACCACGAAACACGGCGGCCAGCCACCGGAACTAATCGCCTGTTATTCAGAACAGGCGCAAAGCGATTTACTCACGGAACGTATCCTGCAATGCCGCGACGAGGGTATTCCCTTCCACCGCGTGGCGGTCTTATTTCGCTCCTCTGCCCACTCGAACAACCTTGAACTGACGCTAGCACGGCATAAGCTTGCCTTCGTCAAATATGGTGGTCTCCAGCTAACCGAAACAGCACACTTTAAAGACGTGCTCGCGTATCTCCGCGCGGCAGACAATCCTCTCGACAGCAATGCCTGGCATCGGCTACTCCTGCTCCTCGATCGCGTCGGGCCGAAGCTCGCCGAGCGGCTTATCGCCACCATGCAGGAGGCCCCCCACCCTCTGGACGTGCTCGATCATGTCCCTGGCAAGGCGGAATCAGCTATCCGGCTTTTAAATAACGTTATCCGGACGACGCAGGACGATACGATTTCTTTAGCCGATCGTCTCACCTTCGTAATCAAACACTACGAGCCGATTCTTAAACGCGATTATCCAGAAGATGCCAAAGTCCGGCTCGAAGATCTGAAGCAACTATGTTATCTCGCGAGGCAATCACTCAACTTAGGGGCATTCTTGGAAGACCTCACGTTGAACCCTTCGACCACACCGGGTACCAAGCATGCCCACCCAGAACACCACCTCGTTCTCTCGACAATCCATAGCGCCAAAGGTTTGGAGTGGGATGTGGTCTTTGTTATCTGGGTCCTCGATGGGCAGTTTCCTCCGGTCAGAAGTTGGCATGACGAGGACGCCCTTGAAGAAGAACGACGCCTCCTTTATGTAGCTATTACGCGACCGCGGAACCAGCTCTTCCTCACATATCCGTCAGAGCACTATCACAACGCATCTCAGCAGAACCTTGACTCGCTCTGTCGGTTTCTCGCGCCGATCCCAGACGACATTCTTCCTGGATTCGCGATGGATCAAGTCTGA
- a CDS encoding TraM recognition domain-containing protein: MSEQGIEELRIRNRAGQRDPIVDGKVLVGYGACLQDPQRREGYLVIRDEDRSGHVGIFGTTRIGKTRLMESILEQDIRSHKSVVAIDPKGDIDLFSKVVQVAAEAGRLDEVMLVTPIFPDYSNYLDPLANYYMEDELVSHIVSGIKVKDDYYLSIASEVSQVIVSGLIKLATSRGQVPTISFNDVNQRVGYTELINFRDVLKVLNDTEELCGLIDRVCHGPGIAEHFAKVSSSLRTMLSALTFGNIGRIIGKARTNEFITRLEQGKRVILVCHTGSLLSPRASLIFGRVFVSMIQSLVGRLFASGRQLDPPLCVHIDEGHNVLYPGIQEIFNKAGGANVWLHFYEQSGAQMSAEIGADLARSISDNINSWIYFRVNHAETAQSVEDASPLVQRPRSVVSVQGNVTLHLNEERLVLRDRVLHLPKRCFYMRTHGQWYKGKTLDSSASYVQVKFPTPAVNSPKSETPPSAA, translated from the coding sequence ATGTCGGAACAAGGCATTGAGGAATTGAGGATCCGTAATCGAGCAGGGCAGCGAGATCCCATTGTGGACGGGAAGGTCTTGGTGGGATATGGCGCATGTTTGCAGGACCCTCAGCGAAGAGAAGGATACCTTGTGATCCGAGATGAGGATCGTTCTGGGCATGTGGGGATTTTTGGGACGACCCGTATCGGGAAAACGCGATTGATGGAGTCCATCCTCGAGCAGGACATCCGGAGTCACAAATCGGTGGTTGCAATCGATCCCAAAGGGGACATCGACCTCTTTTCAAAGGTCGTGCAGGTCGCCGCAGAGGCCGGGAGGCTGGACGAAGTGATGCTGGTGACGCCGATCTTTCCAGACTACTCCAACTATCTCGATCCGTTGGCGAATTACTATATGGAAGATGAGTTGGTCAGCCATATCGTCTCAGGGATCAAGGTGAAGGATGACTACTACCTCTCCATTGCGTCTGAGGTTTCCCAGGTGATCGTCTCGGGACTAATCAAACTCGCGACAAGTCGAGGGCAAGTCCCGACCATCTCCTTCAACGATGTCAATCAACGGGTGGGCTACACTGAATTGATCAATTTCCGTGATGTCCTAAAGGTTCTAAATGATACGGAGGAGCTGTGCGGCTTGATTGATAGAGTGTGCCATGGTCCCGGCATCGCGGAGCATTTCGCCAAGGTGTCGTCGTCCCTTCGCACGATGCTGAGCGCGCTGACGTTTGGGAATATTGGTCGGATTATTGGGAAGGCGCGAACCAATGAATTCATCACTCGTCTGGAGCAGGGCAAGCGGGTCATCCTGGTATGTCATACTGGGTCATTGTTGAGTCCTCGCGCGTCCCTCATTTTCGGACGGGTGTTTGTGTCTATGATTCAAAGTCTCGTTGGACGTCTTTTCGCGTCCGGCCGTCAGTTGGATCCTCCGTTGTGCGTGCATATCGACGAAGGGCATAACGTGCTGTATCCGGGGATTCAAGAAATTTTCAATAAGGCCGGCGGGGCAAACGTTTGGCTGCACTTCTATGAGCAATCAGGTGCGCAAATGTCGGCTGAGATTGGAGCGGATCTGGCCCGAAGTATCAGCGACAATATCAACAGCTGGATCTATTTTCGAGTCAATCATGCAGAGACAGCGCAAAGTGTTGAGGATGCTTCCCCGCTGGTGCAACGGCCACGGTCGGTCGTGTCTGTGCAAGGCAACGTCACCTTGCATCTGAATGAAGAACGCTTGGTGTTGCGAGACCGCGTGTTGCATTTGCCAAAGCGGTGTTTTTACATGCGTACTCATGGGCAGTGGTACAAAGGGAAGACGCTGGATAGCAGTGCGTCCTACGTCCAGGTGAAGTTTCCTACACCTGCGGTCAATAGCCCTAAATCGGAAACCCCTCCCTCTGCCGCGTAA